A single genomic interval of Solimonas sp. K1W22B-7 harbors:
- a CDS encoding uroporphyrinogen-III C-methyltransferase: MDRTQARMTTPTPYDTAETPPKPPVPPAAPAHRRRSLLPLLLLVVVAGVAAAAFWVWQQQQQLLQDTQKHGNLIDRLSHDLSGLESTAQKLDTRQGDLAAMAQRSSSEVAEFGRRIEEHDQVVGNLNEAVAGGRGRFVMASIENLLLLANDRLQIAGDVRSALVALQEADARIAGMRDPRLFNVRQALAEERAALQAVPQPDYAGAALTLSSLASRAAQMPLRARAPDHYETAMQAPAAAAPGTTRWQRLKQSVGQALHGMFTLRRNQGPAARLLAPQEEALVHQVLMLRLEAARVALLRGDTVSFRDACSGASRWLRDYFRAEDPAVQGALGELERLQPLELSPPLPELTRSLALLRAHMDVSAR; this comes from the coding sequence GTGGACCGAACACAAGCCCGCATGACGACGCCGACGCCTTACGACACCGCGGAAACGCCACCCAAGCCGCCGGTCCCGCCGGCAGCCCCCGCGCACCGCCGCCGCAGCCTGCTGCCGCTGCTCCTGCTGGTGGTCGTCGCCGGCGTTGCCGCCGCCGCGTTCTGGGTCTGGCAGCAGCAGCAACAGCTGCTGCAGGACACCCAGAAGCACGGCAATCTGATCGACCGCCTGTCGCATGACCTCAGCGGGCTGGAATCCACCGCGCAGAAACTCGACACGCGCCAGGGCGACCTGGCGGCGATGGCGCAGCGCAGCAGCAGCGAGGTCGCCGAGTTCGGCCGTCGCATCGAAGAGCACGACCAGGTCGTCGGCAATCTCAATGAGGCGGTCGCCGGCGGCCGCGGCCGCTTCGTGATGGCCTCGATCGAGAACCTGCTGCTGCTGGCCAACGATCGCCTGCAGATCGCCGGCGACGTGCGCTCCGCCCTGGTGGCGCTGCAGGAGGCCGACGCGCGCATCGCCGGCATGCGCGACCCGCGCCTGTTCAACGTGCGCCAGGCCCTGGCCGAGGAGCGCGCCGCGCTGCAGGCGGTGCCGCAGCCGGACTACGCCGGCGCCGCGCTGACGCTGTCGAGCCTGGCCAGCCGCGCCGCGCAAATGCCGCTGCGCGCCCGCGCCCCGGACCATTACGAAACCGCGATGCAGGCGCCGGCGGCCGCCGCGCCCGGCACCACGCGCTGGCAGCGTCTGAAGCAGTCGGTGGGGCAGGCCCTGCACGGCATGTTCACGCTGCGCCGCAACCAGGGCCCTGCCGCGCGCCTGCTGGCGCCGCAGGAGGAAGCCCTGGTGCACCAGGTGCTGATGCTGCGGCTGGAGGCGGCACGCGTCGCCCTGCTGCGCGGCGACACGGTGTCGTTCCGCGATGCCTGCAGCGGCGCCTCGCGCTGGCTGCGCGATTACTTTCGTGCCGAGGACCCGGCGGTACAGGGCGCACTGGGCGAGCTGGAGCGCCTGCAGCCGCTGGAGCTGTCGCCGCCGCTGCCCGAGCTCACGCGCAGCCTGGCCTTGCTGCGCGCCCACATGGACGTGTCCGCCCGATGA
- the hemC gene encoding hydroxymethylbilane synthase, translating to MLLRIATRESPLALWQAEHVKARLEEVHAGIQVELVPMTTAGDQMLSSPLANIGGKGLFVKELEQAMLEGRADIAVHSMKDVPVRQPDGLCLSAFLAGEDPSDAFVSNRHDSLDALPQGAVVGTSSLRRQAQLKSLRPDLVIHDLRGNVGTRLRKLDEGQFEAILLASAGLIRLGLAERIRERLSSDRFLPAIGQGIVGIECRTGDERTRRLLMPLHDARSYTRLMAERAMNAKLGGACQVPVAGFAEVLGSEVRLRGLVGAPDGSRVIRGELRGTQARAEELGEELARRLLDQGAGDILRQLGIPV from the coding sequence ATGCTGCTGCGCATCGCCACCCGAGAATCCCCGCTTGCCCTGTGGCAGGCCGAGCACGTCAAGGCTCGCCTGGAGGAAGTCCATGCGGGGATCCAGGTGGAGCTGGTGCCGATGACCACGGCGGGCGACCAGATGCTGTCCAGTCCGCTGGCCAACATCGGCGGCAAGGGGCTGTTCGTGAAGGAGCTGGAGCAGGCCATGCTGGAGGGGCGCGCAGATATCGCGGTGCACTCCATGAAGGACGTGCCGGTAAGGCAGCCGGACGGGCTCTGCCTCAGCGCCTTCCTCGCCGGTGAAGACCCCTCCGATGCCTTCGTCTCCAACAGGCACGACTCGCTCGACGCCCTGCCGCAGGGCGCGGTGGTGGGCACGTCCAGCCTGCGCCGCCAGGCACAGCTCAAGTCGCTGCGGCCGGACCTGGTGATCCATGACCTGCGCGGCAACGTCGGCACGCGTCTGCGCAAGCTCGACGAAGGCCAGTTCGAGGCGATCCTGCTGGCCAGTGCCGGGCTGATCCGCCTGGGGCTGGCCGAGCGCATCCGCGAGCGGCTGTCGTCCGACCGCTTCCTGCCGGCGATCGGCCAGGGCATCGTCGGCATCGAATGCCGTACCGGCGACGAGCGCACGCGCCGCCTGCTGATGCCGCTGCACGATGCGCGCAGCTACACCCGCCTGATGGCCGAGCGCGCGATGAATGCGAAGCTCGGCGGTGCCTGCCAGGTGCCGGTGGCCGGATTCGCCGAGGTGCTGGGCTCCGAGGTCCGCCTGCGTGGCCTGGTCGGCGCCCCCGATGGCAGCCGCGTGATCCGCGGCGAACTGCGCGGCACGCAGGCGCGCGCCGAGGAACTGGGCGAGGAACTGGCGCGGCGCCTGCTGGACCAGGGCGCCGGCGACATCCTGCGGCAGCTGGGAATCCCGGTGTGA
- a CDS encoding LytR/AlgR family response regulator transcription factor has protein sequence MRVVIVDDEPLARERLKRLLSEFPGYEVVGEAGDGESALDVIDDEEPDLVLLDIRMGGMDGIQVARQLAELEVPPAVIFTTAYSEHALSAFDAAAQAYLLKPIRVDKLKEALMRVRKPTRAHKPAPVAAPIPGGKPKREFVLATNRDGLVRVPAEDIIYFLADQKYTTVKHLHGEVLIEESLKTLEQDFAPWFIRIHRKALVATRFIAGLERDRHGDQHHWLRMKHASDPLPVSRRRLAEVRRFLTDV, from the coding sequence ATGCGCGTCGTGATCGTCGATGATGAGCCGCTGGCCCGCGAACGCCTGAAGCGCCTGCTGTCGGAGTTTCCCGGCTACGAGGTGGTCGGCGAGGCCGGCGACGGTGAATCCGCGCTCGACGTGATCGACGACGAAGAGCCGGACCTGGTCCTGCTCGACATCCGCATGGGTGGCATGGACGGCATCCAGGTGGCGCGCCAGCTGGCCGAGCTGGAGGTGCCGCCGGCGGTGATCTTCACCACCGCCTACTCGGAGCACGCGCTGTCGGCCTTCGACGCCGCCGCGCAGGCCTACCTGCTCAAGCCGATCCGGGTCGACAAGCTCAAGGAAGCGCTGATGCGCGTGCGCAAGCCGACCCGCGCGCACAAGCCGGCGCCGGTGGCCGCGCCGATCCCGGGCGGCAAGCCCAAGCGCGAGTTCGTGCTGGCGACCAACCGCGACGGCCTGGTGCGCGTGCCGGCCGAGGACATCATCTATTTCCTGGCCGACCAGAAGTACACCACGGTGAAGCACCTGCACGGCGAGGTGCTGATCGAGGAATCGCTGAAGACCCTGGAACAGGACTTCGCGCCCTGGTTCATCCGCATCCACCGCAAGGCGCTGGTGGCTACCCGTTTCATCGCGGGCCTGGAGCGTGATCGCCATGGCGACCAGCATCACTGGCTGCGCATGAAGCACGCCAGCGACCCGCTGCCGGTGTCGCGCCGACGCCTGGCCGAGGTGCGCAGGTTCCTGACGGATGTCTGA
- a CDS encoding uroporphyrinogen-III synthase, which produces MNQPPLAGLGVMVTRPAEQAEALCRLLLTEGAVVRRLPLLAIEPARAAPGLLQQFAEARDADAWIFTSRNAVRCARRLDTGRWPARLYAVGAATAAALEELDLIATIPPGQFSGEGLLAHPSLQQPAGQRFLLVTGTDGLGTIAEGLRGRGARVTVAEVYRRQPVAHAPAQVEQALQDSRAILLTSGEALQLLLQLTPEPQRGLLRRRKLVVPSARVVEQALELGFELPLVPEQVSDAAYLRCLERWWTEHKPA; this is translated from the coding sequence GTGAACCAGCCGCCGCTGGCCGGCCTGGGCGTGATGGTGACGCGCCCGGCGGAGCAGGCGGAAGCGCTGTGCCGCCTGCTGCTGACCGAGGGTGCCGTGGTGCGGCGCCTGCCGCTGCTGGCGATCGAGCCGGCGCGCGCGGCGCCGGGCCTGCTGCAGCAATTCGCCGAGGCGCGCGACGCCGACGCCTGGATCTTCACCAGCCGCAACGCCGTGCGCTGCGCGCGGCGTCTCGACACCGGCCGCTGGCCGGCCCGCCTGTACGCCGTGGGTGCCGCCACCGCAGCCGCGCTGGAGGAACTGGATCTGATCGCGACGATTCCACCGGGGCAATTCTCCGGCGAGGGTCTGCTGGCGCATCCCTCGCTGCAGCAGCCGGCGGGGCAGCGCTTCCTGCTGGTGACCGGCACCGACGGCCTGGGCACCATCGCCGAGGGCCTGCGCGGGCGCGGCGCCAGGGTTACGGTGGCCGAGGTTTACCGCCGGCAGCCGGTGGCGCATGCCCCGGCCCAGGTGGAGCAGGCCCTGCAGGACAGCCGCGCGATCCTGCTGACCAGCGGCGAGGCCCTGCAGCTGCTGCTGCAGCTGACGCCGGAGCCGCAGCGCGGCTTGCTGCGGCGGCGCAAGCTGGTAGTGCCGTCGGCGCGTGTGGTAGAACAGGCCCTCGAACTGGGCTTCGAGCTGCCGCTCGTACCCGAACAGGTTTCCGACGCCGCCTACCTGCGTTGCCTGGAACGCTGGTGGACCGAACACAAGCCCGCATGA
- a CDS encoding 2Fe-2S iron-sulfur cluster-binding protein — MHQVYLAGRDNSFAAGAEETVLEAGLRQHLALPFGCKSGGCGSCRVRLLQGEAQHRLPPPALSQAEIDAGYILMCLAEARSDLVIDLHQPARLERLQVRQLPVRAQARTALSHDVIGLTLKLPKGETFDYAPGQYLDFLLEDGKRRSFSIANAPNGETLELHLRIAPGGRFAHWVRDEMPERAILRIEGPLGAFYIREDSDKPMLLMAGGSGFAPIKAMLEDQFARGLKRSTQLFWGVRSREDLYLDALARQWEKEQPLFRYTPVLSEPDADWQGERGLVHEALLRAYPKLGGHEIYMSGPPVMVRSGKDAFAAAGLDPDHLFYDSFDYAFETWPAKN; from the coding sequence ATGCACCAAGTCTATCTGGCCGGACGCGACAACTCCTTCGCCGCGGGCGCGGAAGAGACCGTGCTGGAGGCCGGCCTGCGCCAGCATCTCGCCCTGCCCTTCGGCTGCAAGTCCGGCGGCTGCGGGTCCTGCCGCGTGCGCCTGCTGCAGGGCGAGGCGCAGCACCGCCTGCCGCCGCCGGCGCTGTCGCAGGCGGAGATCGACGCCGGCTACATCCTGATGTGCCTGGCCGAGGCACGCAGCGACCTGGTGATCGACCTGCACCAGCCGGCGCGCCTGGAGCGCCTGCAGGTACGGCAGCTGCCGGTGCGGGCGCAGGCCCGCACGGCGCTGTCGCATGACGTCATCGGCTTGACCCTGAAGCTGCCGAAGGGCGAAACCTTCGACTACGCGCCGGGCCAGTACCTGGATTTCCTGCTGGAGGACGGCAAGCGGCGCAGCTTCTCCATTGCCAACGCGCCCAATGGCGAAACCCTGGAACTGCACCTGCGCATCGCTCCCGGCGGCCGCTTCGCGCACTGGGTGCGCGACGAAATGCCGGAGCGCGCGATCCTGCGCATCGAGGGCCCGCTGGGTGCCTTCTACATCCGCGAGGACTCTGATAAGCCCATGCTGCTGATGGCCGGCGGCAGCGGCTTCGCGCCGATCAAGGCGATGCTGGAGGATCAGTTCGCCCGCGGGCTGAAGCGCAGCACGCAGCTGTTCTGGGGCGTGCGCAGCCGCGAGGACCTGTACCTGGATGCACTGGCGCGGCAGTGGGAGAAGGAACAGCCGCTGTTCCGCTACACGCCGGTGCTATCCGAACCGGATGCGGACTGGCAGGGCGAGCGTGGCCTGGTACACGAAGCGCTGCTGCGGGCCTATCCGAAGCTGGGCGGCCACGAAATCTACATGTCGGGCCCGCCGGTGATGGTGCGCAGCGGCAAGGACGCCTTCGCCGCCGCCGGGCTGGACCCCGACCACCTGTTCTACGATTCCTTCGACTACGCGTTCGAGACCTGGCCGGCGAAGAACTGA
- a CDS encoding sensor histidine kinase, producing MERIVPQQTLQLNNLIPNFCQGSAVLLLAFTMELVAIVLTLGRGAGGQEAIETFTMISLYLQWIALCSAAVLCWSRRWFPLARPGVVFFYCWGLLVVVVMAVAAAAHKLFTEVLHWDGLMSQEPRIIFVMRHVTIAGIVALLLLRYFWLRHQWRLQVKAEGESRYQALNARIRPHFLFNALNSLAALIHVQPDDAESMVVDLSDLFRASLEKRGQMGPLADEIGLCHAYLRIEKLRLGDKLEIEWDIPDRLLEWPVPMLVVQPLVENAVHHGISKLAGRGEVRIAGREIFGRLVIEVTNPIPQGESLTSQGNRIAVDNIAQRLNLIYGDSARLELGRDLRLEGGVFRARLVLPKEPRKEPEGD from the coding sequence GTGGCGATCGTGCTGACCCTGGGCCGCGGCGCCGGCGGCCAGGAGGCGATCGAAACCTTCACGATGATCTCGCTGTACCTGCAATGGATCGCCCTGTGCTCGGCGGCGGTGCTGTGCTGGTCCCGGCGCTGGTTCCCGCTGGCGCGCCCGGGGGTGGTGTTCTTCTACTGCTGGGGCCTGCTGGTGGTGGTGGTGATGGCGGTGGCCGCCGCCGCGCACAAGCTGTTCACCGAAGTGCTGCACTGGGACGGCCTGATGTCGCAGGAGCCGCGCATCATCTTCGTGATGCGCCACGTCACCATCGCCGGCATCGTCGCCCTGCTGCTGCTGCGCTACTTCTGGCTGCGCCACCAGTGGCGCCTGCAGGTCAAGGCCGAGGGTGAATCGCGCTACCAGGCGCTGAACGCGCGCATCCGCCCGCATTTCCTGTTCAATGCACTCAACAGCCTCGCGGCCCTGATCCACGTGCAGCCGGACGACGCCGAGTCGATGGTGGTGGACCTGTCCGACCTGTTCCGCGCCAGCCTGGAGAAGCGCGGCCAGATGGGCCCGCTGGCCGACGAAATCGGCCTGTGCCACGCCTACCTGCGCATCGAGAAGCTGCGCCTGGGAGACAAGCTGGAGATCGAATGGGACATCCCGGACCGCCTGCTGGAATGGCCGGTGCCGATGCTGGTGGTGCAGCCGCTGGTGGAGAACGCCGTGCACCACGGCATCTCCAAGCTGGCCGGCCGCGGTGAGGTGCGCATCGCCGGCCGCGAGATCTTCGGCCGGCTGGTGATCGAGGTCACCAATCCCATCCCGCAGGGCGAGTCCCTGACCTCGCAGGGCAACCGGATTGCGGTCGACAATATTGCCCAGCGCCTCAACCTGATTTACGGTGACAGTGCGCGGCTCGAACTGGGCCGCGACCTGAGACTGGAAGGCGGCGTGTTCAGGGCACGCCTGGTCCTGCCCAAAGAACCCCGAAAAGAGCCCGAAGGAGACTGA
- a CDS encoding heme biosynthesis HemY N-terminal domain-containing protein: MIRVLLLAVLALALGSIAAYLLRADTGYVMITQGRWVLETSLFGLAGALFVIVCGLYYGFQLIVVGAGLPMRVRRAMERRRSDLAQESFEAGMLRLMEGHWREAEIEMVRRAADHRASHLNYLAAAKAAQQLGAADRREHYLRLAGQGDPHLRFAALLTRAELQRARGEYSQARDSALELREQDPRHPYPMELLAECHFALGDWERLQGVLQQPDTAAALAPARRRQMAAEALRQRLLDATRAASVDQLKTLWEQAGRELREDPVLLRVYIRGLVRLAAEPEALALIAGALNRGWDAELMRLYGGLHAADPLGQLAMIEQWLGRYGEYPEAQLAAGQVCLRNKLWGKARSYLDAAIRQQPTPAAYLELARVCEATQNRADAEKYNRLGLELAAGL, translated from the coding sequence ATGATCCGCGTGCTGCTGCTGGCGGTGCTGGCGCTGGCGCTGGGCAGCATCGCCGCCTACCTGCTGCGCGCCGACACCGGCTACGTGATGATCACCCAGGGTCGCTGGGTGCTGGAGACCTCGCTGTTCGGCCTGGCCGGGGCGCTGTTCGTGATCGTCTGCGGCCTCTACTACGGCTTCCAGCTGATCGTCGTCGGCGCCGGGCTGCCGATGCGCGTGCGCCGCGCGATGGAGCGCCGCCGCTCCGACCTGGCGCAGGAGTCTTTCGAGGCCGGCATGCTGCGCCTGATGGAGGGTCACTGGCGCGAGGCCGAGATCGAGATGGTGCGCCGTGCCGCCGATCATCGCGCCTCGCACCTGAACTACCTGGCGGCGGCCAAGGCCGCGCAGCAGCTCGGTGCCGCCGACCGCCGCGAGCACTACCTGCGGCTGGCCGGGCAGGGCGATCCGCACCTGCGCTTCGCCGCGCTGCTGACGCGCGCCGAACTGCAACGCGCGCGCGGCGAGTACAGCCAGGCGCGCGACAGCGCGCTGGAGCTGCGCGAGCAGGACCCGCGCCATCCCTACCCGATGGAACTGCTGGCCGAATGCCATTTCGCCCTGGGCGACTGGGAGCGCCTGCAGGGCGTGCTGCAGCAGCCCGACACCGCCGCCGCGCTGGCGCCAGCGCGGCGCCGCCAGATGGCGGCCGAGGCCCTGCGCCAGCGGCTGCTGGACGCCACCCGGGCGGCCAGCGTCGACCAGCTCAAGACACTGTGGGAACAGGCCGGGCGCGAACTGCGCGAGGATCCCGTGCTGCTGCGGGTCTACATCCGTGGGCTGGTGCGGCTCGCCGCCGAGCCCGAGGCACTGGCGCTGATCGCCGGCGCGCTGAACCGGGGCTGGGACGCCGAGCTGATGCGCCTCTACGGCGGCCTGCACGCCGCCGACCCGCTGGGCCAGCTGGCCATGATCGAGCAGTGGCTGGGCCGCTACGGCGAGTACCCGGAGGCGCAACTGGCCGCCGGCCAGGTCTGCCTGCGCAACAAGCTCTGGGGCAAGGCGCGCAGCTACCTCGACGCCGCGATCCGCCAGCAGCCGACCCCGGCTGCCTACCTGGAGCTGGCGCGTGTCTGCGAAGCCACCCAGAACCGTGCCGATGCGGAGAAGTACAACCGCCTGGGGCTGGAGCTGGCGGCGGGGCTGTAG